A genome region from Streptomyces pratensis includes the following:
- a CDS encoding ABC transporter ATP-binding protein, producing the protein MPDTAAGSTESAPPRPATSGATIQLEDLSKSYPGSPAPAVDEVSMDIKAGETVILVGPSGCGKSTTLKMINRLIEPTSGRIRINDEDVTDMDPVKLRRKIGYAIQSSGLFPHMTVAENIALVPKMTGWSKSGVKDRVEEMLDLVGLDPREFHGRYPRQLSGGQQQRVGVARALAADPPVLLMDEPFGAVDPITRDHLQDELIRLQHELHKTIVFVTHDFDEAIKLGDRIAVLRERSHIAQFDTPEAILTNPTDDFVSGFVGAGAALKRLNLTRVRDVGIADFPTVTVEDPLQSIFNKLRDGRHNELLMLDRRNRPYKWLRRGDLMRAKGSLARAGQLVHDTVTRDATLHDALEAVLTDSGGRVAVTGRRGEFIGVVDMHTLMNSVQELLEADRLAAMEHEHDLEHLRAHRTEHELEGGGSGL; encoded by the coding sequence GTGCCTGACACCGCCGCCGGGTCGACGGAGTCGGCCCCGCCCCGCCCCGCCACCTCGGGCGCCACCATCCAGCTGGAGGACCTCAGCAAGTCCTACCCCGGCAGTCCCGCTCCCGCCGTGGACGAGGTGTCCATGGACATCAAGGCCGGGGAGACCGTGATCCTCGTGGGCCCGTCCGGCTGCGGGAAGTCCACCACGCTGAAGATGATCAACCGCCTGATCGAACCGACGTCCGGGCGGATCAGGATCAACGACGAGGACGTCACCGACATGGACCCGGTGAAGCTGCGCCGCAAGATCGGCTACGCCATCCAGTCCTCCGGTCTCTTCCCGCACATGACGGTCGCGGAGAACATCGCCCTGGTCCCGAAGATGACGGGCTGGTCGAAGTCCGGGGTGAAGGACCGGGTCGAGGAGATGCTCGACCTGGTCGGTCTCGACCCGCGGGAGTTCCACGGGCGCTACCCGCGGCAGCTCTCGGGCGGCCAGCAGCAGCGTGTGGGGGTGGCGCGGGCGCTGGCCGCGGACCCGCCGGTGCTGCTGATGGACGAGCCCTTCGGGGCGGTCGACCCGATCACCCGCGATCACCTCCAGGACGAGCTGATCCGGCTCCAGCACGAGCTGCACAAGACGATCGTCTTCGTCACCCACGACTTCGACGAGGCGATCAAGCTGGGCGACCGGATCGCGGTGCTGCGGGAGCGGTCGCACATCGCGCAGTTCGACACCCCGGAGGCCATCCTCACCAACCCGACGGACGACTTCGTCTCCGGCTTCGTGGGGGCGGGTGCGGCCCTGAAGCGGCTCAACCTCACCCGTGTTCGGGACGTGGGGATCGCCGACTTCCCGACGGTGACCGTCGAGGACCCGCTCCAGTCGATCTTCAACAAGCTGCGGGACGGGCGGCACAACGAGCTCCTGATGCTGGACCGCCGGAACCGCCCGTACAAGTGGCTCCGGCGCGGGGACCTGATGCGGGCCAAGGGCTCGCTGGCCAGGGCCGGCCAGCTGGTGCACGACACCGTGACGCGGGACGCGACGCTGCACGACGCGCTGGAGGCGGTCCTGACCGACAGCGGCGGGCGGGTCGCCGTGACCGGGCGCCGCGGTGAGTTCATCGGTGTCGTCGACATGCACACCCTGATGAATTCCGTACAGGAACTCCTGGAGGCCGACCGGCTCGCCGCGATGGAGCACGAACACGATCTGGAGCATCTGCGTGCCCATCGGACGGAGCACGAGCTGGAGGGTGGTGGCAGCGGGCTATGA
- a CDS encoding ABC transporter permease encodes MTPSHQAPPKGERPPGEHDVGGHAFRDEEAEPSPPPSAPRRRITWKKLVLVPAVCAVVLVATYLWITNVDLDSVAENSLAGDTVQLRWWQHVRLTAISTFWVLIIAIPLGIALTRRGLKKAAPGVTALANIGQATPAIGLLALLVIWLGIGPSTAIIGMVIYAVLPVLSNTVAGLNSIEPTLVEASRGIGMSAMGTLRRVELPLAVPLILAGVRTALVLNVGTATLATFGGGGGLGDLITSGIQTQRMPVLVLGSVLTVVLALLVDWLASLVELWLTPRGLEEA; translated from the coding sequence ATGACCCCCAGTCATCAGGCGCCCCCCAAGGGGGAACGGCCGCCCGGAGAGCACGACGTGGGAGGCCACGCCTTCCGTGACGAGGAGGCGGAGCCCTCTCCGCCGCCGTCCGCTCCGCGGCGCCGCATCACCTGGAAGAAGCTCGTGCTGGTGCCGGCCGTCTGCGCGGTCGTCCTGGTCGCGACCTATCTGTGGATCACCAACGTCGACCTCGACTCCGTCGCGGAGAACTCGCTGGCCGGCGACACCGTGCAGTTGCGCTGGTGGCAGCACGTCAGGCTGACGGCGATCTCCACCTTCTGGGTGCTGATCATCGCCATCCCGCTCGGCATCGCGCTGACCCGGCGCGGACTGAAGAAGGCGGCCCCCGGGGTCACGGCACTCGCCAACATCGGTCAGGCGACGCCCGCGATCGGCCTGCTGGCCCTGCTGGTGATCTGGCTGGGGATCGGCCCGTCGACCGCGATCATCGGAATGGTGATCTACGCGGTCCTGCCGGTCCTCTCCAACACGGTGGCGGGACTGAACTCGATCGAGCCGACGCTCGTGGAGGCGTCCCGGGGCATCGGCATGTCGGCGATGGGCACGCTCAGGAGGGTCGAACTGCCGCTCGCCGTTCCGCTGATCCTGGCGGGCGTGCGGACGGCACTGGTGCTCAACGTGGGCACGGCGACCCTCGCCACCTTCGGCGGAGGCGGCGGACTCGGCGACCTGATCACCTCGGGGATCCAGACGCAGCGCATGCCCGTGCTGGTGCTCGGATCCGTCCTGACTGTGGTTCTGGCGCTGCTCGTGGACTGGCTGGCCTCGCTGGTCGAACTGTGGCTGACGCCGCGCGGACTGGAGGAAGCGTGA